One stretch of Streptomyces sp. NBC_01363 DNA includes these proteins:
- a CDS encoding VIT1/CCC1 transporter family protein — MSIIETDAVLHEAHRDNHTHRDVNGGWLRPAVFGAMDGLVSNLALMTGVAGGSVSQQTIVITGLAGLAAGAFSMAAGEYTSVASQRELVEAELDVERRELRKHPKDEERELAELYESRGVEPGLAREVARQLSRDPEQALEIHAREELGIDPGDLPSPLVAAVSSFGAFALGALLPVLPYLLGASALWPAVLLALVGLFACGAVVARVTARSWLYSGLRQLVLGGAAAAITYGLGTLFGVAVGS, encoded by the coding sequence GTGTCCATCATCGAGACCGACGCCGTACTGCACGAGGCACACCGCGACAACCACACCCACCGTGACGTGAACGGCGGCTGGCTGCGTCCGGCGGTGTTCGGTGCCATGGACGGGCTGGTCTCCAACCTCGCGCTGATGACCGGCGTCGCGGGAGGTTCCGTCTCCCAGCAGACGATCGTGATCACCGGTCTGGCGGGCCTGGCCGCCGGTGCGTTCTCCATGGCGGCCGGCGAATACACCTCCGTGGCCTCGCAGCGCGAGCTCGTCGAGGCCGAACTCGACGTAGAGCGCCGGGAGTTGCGCAAGCACCCCAAGGACGAGGAGCGGGAGCTCGCCGAGCTCTACGAGTCCCGCGGCGTCGAGCCCGGCCTTGCCCGCGAGGTCGCGCGGCAGCTGTCGCGCGACCCGGAGCAGGCCCTGGAGATACACGCCCGCGAGGAGCTGGGCATCGATCCGGGTGATCTGCCCTCCCCGCTCGTCGCCGCGGTGTCGTCGTTCGGCGCGTTCGCGCTGGGTGCCCTGCTGCCCGTGCTGCCGTATCTGCTCGGTGCGAGCGCGCTGTGGCCGGCCGTGCTGCTCGCACTGGTCGGGCTGTTCGCCTGCGGCGCGGTGGTGGCCAGGGTGACGGCCCGCAGCTGGCTGTACAGCGGCCTGCGTCAGCTGGTGCTGGGCGGGGCCGCGGCGGCCATCACCTACGGTCTGGGCACGCTGTTCGGTGTGGCCGTCGGCAGCTGA
- a CDS encoding CoA ester lyase has translation MTTTVPLTWLYVPGDRPDVVRKARDSGADVVIVDLEDAVAPDRKEYARSATAELLSEAPGDAAVPIHVRVHTEADILTLARLPGLTELRLPKITHAASVHHIAAVAPGVALCPLLESALGIEHAYSVAAAHPQVRSIALGEADLRADLGVRDDAGLDWSRSRVVVAARAAGLAPPTQSVFPDVRDLDGLWASCAHGRALGFLGRAAIHPRQLPVIERAFRPTPQEVEAAAEIVAAAVADEGALALPDGRFVDAAVVASARRTLALAGESSPSGD, from the coding sequence GTGACGACGACGGTCCCGCTCACCTGGCTCTACGTACCCGGGGACCGGCCGGATGTGGTGCGCAAGGCGCGGGATTCGGGCGCGGACGTGGTGATCGTGGATCTGGAGGACGCCGTGGCGCCGGACCGCAAGGAGTACGCGCGCTCGGCCACCGCCGAGCTGCTGTCCGAGGCACCCGGGGACGCCGCCGTGCCGATCCATGTCCGGGTCCACACCGAGGCGGACATCCTCACCCTGGCCCGGCTGCCGGGACTCACCGAGCTGCGGCTGCCCAAGATCACGCATGCGGCGTCCGTCCATCACATCGCGGCCGTGGCGCCGGGGGTCGCGCTCTGTCCGCTGCTGGAGTCGGCTCTCGGCATCGAGCACGCGTACTCGGTCGCCGCCGCCCATCCCCAGGTGCGCTCCATCGCCCTCGGCGAGGCGGACCTCCGGGCCGATCTGGGGGTACGGGACGACGCCGGGCTCGACTGGTCGCGCAGCCGGGTGGTGGTCGCCGCCCGCGCGGCCGGACTCGCCCCGCCCACCCAGTCGGTGTTCCCGGACGTCCGGGACCTGGACGGCCTGTGGGCGTCCTGCGCGCACGGCCGTGCGCTGGGCTTCCTGGGCCGGGCGGCGATCCATCCCCGCCAGCTCCCGGTCATCGAGCGGGCGTTCCGACCGACGCCGCAGGAGGTCGAGGCGGCGGCGGAGATCGTGGCGGCGGCCGTGGCGGACGAGGGTGCGCTGGCCCTGCCGGACGGCCGGTTCGTCGACGCGGCGGTGGTGGCCTCGGCCCGCAGGACGCTGGCGCTGGCCGGTGAATCGAGCCCGTCCGGGGACTGA
- a CDS encoding thioredoxin domain-containing protein: protein MSEKNEQGKRAARDRLVQQRERQKASERRRRTLIVTSAVVGVLALAAVVGVIAANSGGKSDKSDAGPAVAPSGAIGKDSLAIGVGADNAPSTLTIWEDFRCPVCAQFENAFRDAIHQLENTGQVRVEYHLATLIDGNLGGSGSLRAANAAACAQDAGKFPAYHDVLYSNQPQETDDAFGDNAKLIELSGKVPGLDTPGFRSCVDDGKHDSWVKKSNTAFQNGGFQGTPTALLNGESIFPKKGNEPITVANLKKWVAEANKGKKPGTVTPAPSGS from the coding sequence GTGAGCGAGAAGAACGAACAGGGAAAAAGGGCCGCGCGAGACCGGCTCGTCCAGCAGCGCGAGCGCCAGAAGGCGAGCGAGCGCCGCAGGCGCACGCTGATCGTCACCAGTGCGGTGGTGGGTGTGCTGGCGCTGGCCGCCGTCGTCGGCGTGATCGCCGCGAATTCGGGCGGCAAGAGCGACAAGAGCGATGCGGGCCCCGCCGTAGCACCGTCCGGCGCGATCGGGAAGGACAGCCTGGCCATCGGGGTCGGCGCGGACAATGCCCCGTCCACGCTCACCATCTGGGAGGATTTCCGCTGCCCGGTCTGCGCCCAGTTCGAGAACGCGTTCCGCGACGCGATCCACCAGCTGGAGAACACCGGACAGGTCAGGGTCGAGTACCACCTCGCCACTCTCATCGACGGCAATCTCGGCGGCAGCGGCTCGCTGCGGGCGGCCAATGCGGCGGCCTGCGCCCAGGACGCCGGCAAGTTCCCCGCGTACCACGACGTGCTCTACAGCAACCAGCCGCAGGAGACCGACGACGCCTTCGGCGACAACGCCAAGCTGATCGAGCTCTCGGGGAAGGTCCCGGGACTCGACACACCCGGCTTCCGCAGCTGTGTGGACGACGGCAAGCACGACAGCTGGGTCAAGAAGTCCAACACGGCGTTCCAGAACGGCGGATTCCAGGGCACACCGACCGCGCTGCTCAACGGGGAATCGATCTTCCCGAAGAAGGGGAACGAGCCGATCACCGTGGCGAATCTGAAGAAGTGGGTGGCCGAGGCCAACAAGGGCAAGAAGCCGGGCACGGTCACCCCGGCCCCGTCGGGCTCCTGA
- a CDS encoding ADP-ribosylglycohydrolase family protein has protein sequence MTVRVTWVQPEDLVGHELRQAAEDGRDAQAVARRWYEAGGAPAPERAGASTPPAPELRALAERLLDELALLDSPLEIDEPTELAAIRAACPEWPAPRPAPTPVSRDRLHAAWLGRAAGCLLGKPVEKLPLDGIRALARATGNWPLTTWFTAEGLPAPLAATYPWNRRSAPNSLAENIDGMPEDDDLNYPLLTVLLLQRCGPSFTTGDLARLWLDALPAGRTFTAERVAYRNLLDGIEPPHTARYRNPFREWIGAQIRADVHGWTHPGDPSAAAEQAHRDAVLSHTANGVYGAMFTAAALAEAAGGESDVHECLAAGLRVVPPRSRFAQAVLFGVAAARGGADFDAVADRLHAEYGGYHWVHVLPNAALLAAALTHADGDFSRSVCRAVSGGWDTDSNGATAGSLAGLLAGAPERLPDHWTIPLKNRLASSVPGFDSIGFDALAEQTHRLIQKEALCP, from the coding sequence ATGACCGTACGGGTGACATGGGTGCAGCCGGAGGACCTCGTCGGGCACGAGCTGCGCCAGGCGGCCGAGGACGGGCGGGACGCACAGGCCGTCGCGCGCCGGTGGTACGAGGCGGGAGGCGCCCCCGCCCCGGAACGCGCGGGCGCCTCCACCCCTCCGGCACCGGAGCTGCGCGCGCTCGCCGAGCGGCTGCTCGATGAACTCGCCCTGCTGGACTCGCCGTTGGAGATCGACGAACCGACGGAGCTGGCCGCGATCCGGGCCGCGTGCCCGGAATGGCCGGCGCCCCGCCCCGCCCCGACGCCGGTGAGCCGGGACCGGCTGCACGCCGCCTGGCTGGGCCGGGCGGCCGGCTGTCTGCTCGGCAAGCCCGTCGAGAAGCTGCCGCTGGACGGCATCCGCGCCCTGGCCCGCGCCACCGGCAACTGGCCGCTCACCACCTGGTTCACCGCCGAGGGACTGCCCGCCCCACTGGCCGCCACCTACCCCTGGAACCGCCGCTCCGCGCCCAACTCGCTGGCCGAGAACATCGACGGCATGCCCGAGGACGACGACCTCAACTACCCCCTGCTCACTGTGCTGTTGCTCCAGCGGTGCGGTCCGTCCTTCACCACCGGCGATCTCGCGAGGCTGTGGCTCGACGCGCTCCCGGCCGGCCGGACGTTCACCGCCGAGCGGGTCGCGTACCGCAATCTGCTGGACGGCATCGAGCCCCCGCACACCGCCCGGTACCGCAATCCGTTCCGGGAGTGGATCGGCGCGCAGATCCGGGCCGATGTGCATGGCTGGACCCACCCGGGCGACCCGTCGGCCGCGGCGGAGCAGGCGCACCGGGACGCCGTGCTCAGCCACACCGCCAACGGGGTGTACGGGGCGATGTTCACCGCCGCGGCACTCGCCGAGGCGGCCGGGGGCGAGAGCGACGTGCACGAGTGCCTGGCCGCCGGGCTGCGGGTCGTACCGCCGCGTTCACGGTTCGCGCAGGCCGTGCTCTTCGGTGTCGCGGCAGCCCGCGGCGGCGCCGATTTCGACGCGGTGGCGGACCGGCTGCACGCCGAGTACGGCGGGTACCACTGGGTCCACGTACTGCCCAACGCCGCGCTGCTCGCCGCCGCCCTCACCCATGCCGACGGCGACTTCTCGCGCTCCGTCTGCCGCGCGGTGTCGGGCGGCTGGGACACCGACTCCAACGGCGCGACCGCCGGTTCGCTCGCCGGGCTGCTGGCCGGGGCCCCGGAGCGGCTGCCCGACCACTGGACCATCCCGCTGAAGAACCGCCTCGCCTCGTCCGTACCCGGTTTCGACTCCATCGGCTTCGACGCACTCGCCGAACAGACCCACCGGCTCATCCAGAAGGAGGCACTGTGCCCATGA
- a CDS encoding CaiB/BaiF CoA-transferase family protein: MNAPAQAPLTGLRVVDLATLFAGPLSATMLGDFGAEVIKVEHPRRPDPSRGHGPTKDGVGLWWKLLGRNKRNLTLDLSSPGGRDVLLRLAAETDVIIENFRPGTLERWGLGWAELHAVNPRLVLVRVTGFGQFGPYAHRPGFGTLAEAMSGFAAITGEPDGPPTLPPFGLADSIAALATAYAVMAALAGRERTGEGQVVDMAIIEPILTVLGPQPIWYDQLGYVQPRTGNRSRNNAPRNTYRTSDGHWVAVSTSAQSIAERVMHLVGRAELVEEPWFASGTTRAEHADELDEAVGNWIARHTREEAVSAFEKAEAAIAPIHDIQDVMEDPQYRALDSVTEVDDPELGPLRMQNVLFRLSATPGSIRWAGRPHGADTEEILTGLGLSAPEIAALRAERVL; the protein is encoded by the coding sequence GTGAACGCGCCCGCGCAGGCCCCCCTGACCGGGCTGCGGGTCGTCGACCTCGCCACGCTCTTCGCCGGTCCGCTCTCCGCCACCATGCTCGGCGACTTCGGCGCCGAGGTGATCAAGGTCGAACATCCGCGCAGGCCCGACCCCTCGCGCGGGCACGGCCCCACGAAGGACGGCGTCGGCCTGTGGTGGAAGCTGCTCGGCCGCAACAAGCGCAATCTGACCCTCGATCTGTCCAGTCCCGGCGGCCGTGACGTCCTGCTCCGACTGGCCGCCGAAACCGATGTGATCATCGAGAACTTCCGGCCCGGGACGCTGGAGCGCTGGGGTCTCGGCTGGGCGGAGCTGCACGCGGTCAACCCGCGGCTGGTCCTGGTCCGGGTCACCGGTTTCGGGCAGTTCGGCCCGTACGCCCACCGCCCCGGCTTCGGCACCCTGGCCGAGGCGATGAGCGGGTTCGCCGCGATCACCGGGGAGCCGGACGGGCCGCCCACGCTGCCGCCGTTCGGGCTCGCCGACTCGATCGCGGCGCTGGCCACCGCGTACGCCGTGATGGCCGCGCTCGCCGGGCGCGAGCGCACCGGGGAAGGACAGGTCGTCGACATGGCGATCATCGAGCCGATCCTGACCGTGCTCGGCCCGCAGCCCATCTGGTACGACCAGCTCGGCTACGTACAGCCGCGCACCGGCAACCGCTCCCGGAACAACGCCCCGCGCAACACGTACCGCACCTCGGACGGGCACTGGGTCGCGGTCTCCACCTCCGCGCAGTCGATCGCCGAGCGGGTGATGCACCTGGTCGGCCGGGCCGAGCTGGTCGAGGAACCCTGGTTCGCCTCCGGCACCACCCGCGCCGAGCACGCCGACGAGCTCGACGAGGCGGTCGGCAACTGGATCGCCCGGCACACCCGGGAAGAAGCGGTCTCGGCCTTCGAGAAGGCGGAGGCGGCCATCGCGCCCATCCACGACATCCAGGACGTGATGGAGGACCCGCAGTACCGGGCGCTGGACTCGGTCACCGAGGTCGACGATCCGGAGCTGGGTCCGCTGAGGATGCAGAACGTGCTGTTCCGGCTCTCGGCGACGCCGGGCTCGATCCGCTGGGCGGGCCGGCCGCACGGCGCGGACACCGAGGAGATCCTCACCGGACTGGGGCTGTCGGCCCCGGAGATCGCCGCGCTGCGGGCGGAGCGGGTCCTGTGA
- the lgt gene encoding prolipoprotein diacylglyceryl transferase, whose translation MDLAFIPSPSTGVIDLGPIPLRGYAFCIIIGVFVAVWFGNKRWVARGGRSGTVADIAVWAVPFGLVGGRLYHVITDYQLYFSDGQNWVDAFKIWQGGLGIWGAIALGAVGAWIGCRRRGIPLPAWADALAPGIALAQACGRWGNWFNQELYGKPTDLPWALKISEGPNRVAGTYHPTFLYESLWCIGVALLVIWADRRFKLGHGRAFALYVAAYCAGRGWIEYMRVDEAHHILGLRLNVWTALIVFVLAVVYIVISAKVRPGREEVVEPGAAEDAAAAADAADAEGVEDTKDTKGDADKGPKADGDTERTDAARTPEKNGAAEAAKNG comes from the coding sequence ATGGACCTTGCCTTCATTCCCAGCCCGTCGACCGGCGTGATCGATCTCGGCCCGATCCCGCTCCGCGGCTACGCGTTCTGCATCATCATCGGTGTCTTCGTCGCCGTCTGGTTCGGCAACAAGCGCTGGGTCGCCCGGGGAGGCAGATCCGGCACCGTTGCCGACATCGCCGTCTGGGCCGTGCCCTTCGGCCTCGTCGGTGGCCGGCTCTACCACGTCATCACCGACTACCAGCTGTACTTCAGCGACGGTCAGAACTGGGTCGACGCCTTCAAGATCTGGCAGGGCGGCCTCGGCATCTGGGGCGCGATCGCGCTCGGTGCCGTCGGCGCCTGGATCGGCTGCCGCCGCCGCGGGATCCCGCTGCCCGCCTGGGCCGACGCGCTCGCCCCCGGCATCGCCCTGGCCCAGGCCTGCGGCCGCTGGGGCAACTGGTTCAACCAGGAGCTGTACGGCAAGCCGACCGACCTGCCGTGGGCGCTGAAGATCAGCGAGGGCCCCAACCGGGTCGCCGGCACCTACCACCCGACGTTCCTCTACGAGTCGCTGTGGTGCATCGGCGTCGCACTCCTGGTGATCTGGGCGGATCGCCGCTTCAAGCTCGGGCACGGCCGGGCGTTCGCCCTGTACGTCGCCGCGTACTGTGCGGGGCGGGGCTGGATCGAGTACATGCGGGTCGACGAGGCCCATCACATCCTGGGCCTGCGCCTGAACGTGTGGACCGCGCTGATCGTGTTCGTGCTGGCCGTCGTGTACATCGTGATCTCGGCGAAGGTACGGCCGGGGCGCGAGGAGGTCGTGGAGCCGGGGGCCGCTGAGGACGCGGCGGCCGCGGCGGACGCCGCCGATGCCGAGGGCGTCGAGGACACCAAGGACACCAAGGGCGACGCGGACAAGGGTCCGAAGGCCGACGGTGATACCGAGCGCACGGATGCCGCCAGGACACCGGAGAAGAACGGCGCCGCAGAGGCGGCCAAGAACGGCTGA
- a CDS encoding ADP-ribosylglycohydrolase family protein produces MEGLLLGLASGDAAGWPAARHRAARMPEWTRRLTRELDTFAEQNATTTLPVPIALNQPPEPLRLGPSDDAEWAAFAAGTLLASAAGPLHGLSPGRRMRAAVDVAWNALAAEVAAAAARAPEVESAVLPLRARISVRAGLGNLAAGLRPPATGHDNPHYFDDAACVRAAVLAVAHPADPAAAADLAEFDARYTQDGDGVHGARAMAAAIAVALGGGDVDTAVNAALAQLPNGTEIARNAAHAVRIARDFVGEAAGAFALVPVLEHQIVDHVYSYGIAAAETVPVALALATAARGQIAQAVPAAACLSRVADSAPALAGALTGALGGIGAVPDGWREACRTLAGCALPRLAGTDLIELAGLLADTEPKPLGGQFGHDIHDAHAVRGRTQDTHTR; encoded by the coding sequence ATCGAGGGGCTGCTGCTCGGGCTCGCCTCCGGGGACGCCGCAGGATGGCCCGCCGCACGGCACCGGGCGGCCCGGATGCCCGAGTGGACCCGGCGGCTCACCCGCGAGCTCGACACCTTCGCCGAGCAGAACGCCACGACCACGCTGCCCGTCCCCATCGCGCTCAACCAGCCGCCCGAACCACTGCGGCTCGGGCCCTCCGACGACGCCGAATGGGCGGCCTTCGCCGCCGGGACCCTGCTCGCATCGGCAGCCGGTCCGCTGCACGGACTCTCCCCCGGACGCCGGATGCGGGCCGCCGTCGATGTCGCCTGGAACGCCCTGGCGGCCGAGGTCGCCGCGGCTGCCGCCCGTGCCCCCGAGGTCGAATCCGCGGTGCTCCCGCTGCGTGCCCGGATCTCGGTACGGGCCGGGCTCGGCAATCTCGCCGCCGGGCTGCGACCGCCCGCCACCGGCCACGACAACCCGCACTACTTCGACGACGCGGCCTGCGTACGGGCCGCCGTGCTCGCCGTCGCCCACCCCGCGGACCCCGCCGCCGCCGCCGACCTCGCCGAGTTCGACGCGCGCTACACCCAGGACGGCGACGGGGTGCACGGGGCCCGAGCGATGGCGGCGGCAATCGCCGTGGCGCTGGGCGGTGGGGACGTGGACACCGCGGTAAACGCCGCGCTCGCCCAGCTGCCCAACGGCACGGAGATCGCCCGCAACGCCGCCCACGCCGTCCGGATCGCCCGTGACTTCGTCGGGGAGGCGGCGGGCGCCTTCGCCCTCGTACCGGTGCTGGAGCATCAGATCGTCGACCACGTCTACAGCTACGGGATCGCCGCCGCCGAGACCGTCCCGGTCGCCCTCGCCCTGGCCACTGCGGCCCGCGGTCAGATCGCCCAGGCCGTTCCCGCGGCGGCCTGCCTGTCGCGGGTGGCCGACTCGGCACCCGCCCTGGCAGGCGCGCTGACCGGTGCGCTCGGCGGTATCGGAGCCGTCCCGGACGGCTGGCGCGAGGCCTGCCGCACCCTCGCGGGCTGTGCGCTGCCCCGTCTCGCGGGGACCGATCTCATCGAACTCGCCGGGCTGCTGGCAGACACGGAACCGAAGCCCCTGGGTGGACAATTCGGACATGACATCCACGATGCCCACGCGGTACGAGGCCGGACCCAGGACACTCACACTCGATGA
- the rbsK gene encoding ribokinase, giving the protein MTGIAVLGSTNMDLVAYVARTPERGETVTGREFRTVPGGKGANQAVAAARAGGDVLMIGAVGDDEYGTRLRSNLEHAGVDTDLLHTAEGPSGTAHIVVDDTGANSIVVVPGANGTITTLGPGEMAAIAGADLLLLQLELPLSAVIEGARVAHAQGVRTILAPSPVQPLPSELLDCVDLLIPNEHEAAALSGFTDPHAAAQHLLGQVPAVVITLGAKGCLYAARGGEPVLFPAPEVTAVDTTGAGDTFVGTLAVALGERRSVPESLAWASSAAALCVQRPGASTSMPYRTEIDAA; this is encoded by the coding sequence ATGACCGGCATCGCGGTGCTCGGCAGCACCAACATGGACCTCGTCGCCTACGTCGCACGGACTCCTGAGCGCGGAGAGACCGTCACCGGACGGGAGTTCCGCACCGTCCCGGGCGGCAAGGGCGCCAACCAGGCCGTCGCCGCGGCCCGCGCGGGCGGCGACGTGCTGATGATCGGCGCGGTGGGCGACGACGAGTACGGCACCCGGCTGCGGTCGAACCTGGAGCACGCGGGCGTCGACACCGATCTGCTGCACACCGCCGAGGGCCCCAGCGGTACCGCGCACATCGTCGTCGACGACACGGGTGCCAACTCCATCGTGGTGGTCCCCGGCGCCAATGGCACCATCACCACCCTCGGCCCCGGCGAGATGGCCGCCATCGCGGGCGCCGATCTGCTGCTCCTCCAGCTGGAGCTGCCGCTGTCCGCGGTGATCGAGGGCGCGCGGGTGGCCCACGCCCAGGGCGTACGGACCATCCTCGCCCCGTCCCCCGTACAGCCCCTGCCGTCCGAACTCCTCGACTGCGTCGATCTGTTGATCCCCAACGAGCACGAGGCGGCGGCACTCTCCGGCTTCACCGACCCCCATGCGGCGGCGCAGCACCTGCTCGGTCAGGTCCCTGCGGTCGTCATCACGCTCGGCGCGAAGGGCTGTCTGTACGCGGCCCGGGGCGGCGAGCCCGTCCTCTTCCCCGCCCCCGAGGTCACCGCCGTCGACACCACGGGGGCGGGCGACACCTTCGTCGGCACGCTCGCCGTCGCGCTCGGCGAGCGACGGTCCGTACCGGAGTCGCTGGCCTGGGCGTCGTCGGCCGCCGCGCTCTGCGTGCAGCGGCCGGGCGCCTCGACCTCCATGCCGTACCGCACCGAGATCGACGCCGCGTGA
- a CDS encoding ADP-ribosylglycohydrolase family protein gives MTSTMPTRYEAGPRTLTLDERITGALVGAAVGDALGGPVEGRSPEQIVARHGGRIDGIVGPWDGENWRTARPIAPYHKGDGHVTDDTLMTHALVRVYGAVRDHLDAYAVAGHLVPELISGPRWIPELEAEALPLQRIFLAEKWIVARLHYGHVDPREAGNGNIVNCGAAMYMAPVGLVNAAHPEAAYAEALDVAGAHQSSYGREAAGVFAAAVAAACAPGATPDHVVDTCLSLAKDGTRSAIEAVCEVAARHSDFESALTPLRTAVAPFDTVGPDYRAPSLGARRPSRLHAIEELPIALGMLLVADGDYRHTVLGSVNYGRDCDSIATMSGAVAGALHGERTIPATWVKTVAEASRLDLHAPARTLADVAREVFVRDTARRRAHESAFAALAGTP, from the coding sequence ATGACATCCACGATGCCCACGCGGTACGAGGCCGGACCCAGGACACTCACACTCGATGAACGGATCACGGGCGCACTCGTCGGCGCCGCCGTCGGCGACGCGCTCGGCGGTCCGGTGGAGGGCCGGTCCCCCGAGCAGATCGTGGCCCGCCACGGCGGGCGGATCGACGGCATCGTGGGCCCGTGGGACGGCGAGAACTGGCGTACCGCGCGCCCCATCGCCCCGTACCACAAGGGCGACGGGCACGTCACCGACGACACCTTGATGACCCATGCGCTGGTGCGGGTGTACGGCGCCGTGCGCGACCATCTCGACGCCTACGCGGTCGCCGGGCACCTGGTGCCCGAGCTGATCTCGGGCCCCCGCTGGATCCCGGAGCTGGAGGCCGAGGCGCTGCCGCTCCAGCGGATCTTCCTCGCCGAGAAGTGGATCGTCGCCCGGCTGCACTACGGCCATGTCGATCCGCGTGAGGCGGGCAACGGAAACATCGTCAACTGCGGTGCGGCGATGTACATGGCCCCGGTCGGCCTGGTCAACGCCGCCCACCCGGAGGCCGCGTACGCCGAGGCGCTGGATGTCGCCGGTGCCCACCAGTCGAGTTACGGAAGGGAGGCAGCCGGGGTCTTCGCGGCGGCCGTCGCCGCCGCCTGCGCCCCGGGCGCGACACCCGACCACGTCGTCGACACCTGCCTGTCGCTCGCCAAGGACGGCACCCGGTCGGCGATCGAAGCGGTGTGCGAAGTGGCCGCCCGGCACAGCGACTTCGAGTCGGCGCTGACCCCGCTGCGCACCGCCGTCGCCCCCTTCGACACGGTCGGACCCGACTACCGCGCCCCGTCCCTCGGCGCCCGCAGACCGTCCCGGCTCCACGCCATCGAGGAGCTCCCGATCGCGCTCGGCATGCTGCTCGTCGCGGACGGCGACTACCGGCACACGGTCCTCGGCTCGGTCAACTACGGCCGGGACTGCGACTCCATCGCCACGATGAGCGGCGCCGTCGCGGGGGCGCTCCACGGCGAGCGGACGATCCCCGCCACCTGGGTGAAAACGGTCGCCGAGGCCAGCCGCCTCGATCTGCACGCACCCGCGCGGACCCTGGCGGACGTCGCCCGCGAGGTGTTCGTACGGGACACGGCCCGGCGCCGCGCACACGAGTCGGCTTTCGCCGCGCTGGCGGGTACGCCATGA